The genomic region ATGTCCCGCGAAAAGTGAATGGCAGATCCTAAAAAGTTTGAGTCTACCGTAGATTTTGCAGCCCCCATAATACCTGTAACTACTATCATACCTATCACCGGATGTAAAAGCTCTAAACTTAACATAGGAAACACAGCTTCGGCATTATCGAGTTCAGTGAATATACCGCTTCCCAAAAGACCAATCAAAGACAAACCAAAAGTCAGAACAAGTGAGATAAAAATCACCATTAATAAACTTATCTTTCGAATTTGAGGAACATTTTCGGCAGCATAAACTCGTTGAATTGACGTTTGCGAAATTGTATTTAACGGCATAAAAGTTATCGTCCAAGCTAATCCTAGAGCAAAAGTCATACCCGCTAGTGGATCTATAAATTCACCACCTATATTACCTTCAAAAACTTCAACTATTTCAAAAGAACCAGTAAAAAATGCTCCGCTAGGCGCTACTGCACTAACACCAAATGTTAAAATTAGAAATACACCTATAATCATTATTATACTTTGAAACCAGTCAGTAAGCGCAACACCCCAAAGACCACCTAAAGCTGTATAAGTAATAGTTACTACAGCAGTTACTAAAACGGCAGTAGTAACATCAATACCAAACAATGAATTTAATATGATTCCAATTCCAAGTATACCGCCACCAGCACCACCTACTAGTCCTACTAGAGAAAACATAGTTACAATAATAGCAACTGGTTTAGAGTATCTTAACTCAACTAAGTCTGGCAGAGTAAATACTTCATATTTCGAAGCAATCATTCTTATTTTCCCTGATATAAAAAACAAGACAAAATATGACATCCCTGCACCAAATAATAACCAGTAGTTAGACATTCCTGTTTCGAATATATCACCACTAAAACCCATATAAGTATTAGCACCTACTACTGTAGACATAATCGTAGCAAAAAGTACTGCACCGTCCATTCTATTAGAAGCAACAAAGAAATCCGAACGGGTTTCTTGCCTTTTGGCAATGTAAATACCTATACATACTAATAAAATTAGATATGCTACAGGTATAACATAATACCATTCCATACCTCTCAACTCCTTTAATAAATTTTAAGTTTACCTTTAAACAATTGAGTCAGTTGGATAATTCCTTACAAATTCAGATAATAATTTAATGCCTTCAAGAGTATCATCAATAGAAGCCATTTCATAAGCATGGACATATCTACATGGAACACTTATAGCACCACTAGGGACACCACCGTTTTCTAGATGAATAGAAGCCGCATCAGTTGAAAGGTTTGTACATACTTCTAATTGATAATCAAGATCTATGTCTTTAGCCTGCTTCTTCAAAGCTTTTAACAACTTTTGAGAAGAAATCAGTCCGATCATTGGCCCTTTAATTAAGTCCATCACTTTAATCACAGGACCTTTGTCCATTTCTGTTATAACTTTTCTATCAGGTGTAGCAGGATGATCATTAGCTAAGGATACATCTAAAGCTATAGCAGCATCTGGCTTAATATTATGAGCTGCTACTTTTGCACCACGACATCCAACTTCTTCTTGAGTAGTAAATACTGCATATAGATCGGGTAATTCTTTATCATCTTGAACTTGCTCTAGTAACTCTAATAACATAAATACACATAATCTATCATCTAATGCCTTTCCTGTTATTTTATTGTTTAAGTACCTAACTTCATATTCAAATATCACAGGATTTCCAATTTCTATACCTAATTGTTCTACTTCATCTTTATTTTTTACACCTACATCGATAAAAAACTCATCTAAACTAGGAACTTTACTAATACCTTCAGGCCTTCCTGGACATATATGATTAATAATACCCTTTATATACCCCGATTCTGTCTTTATAGTTACTGGTCTTGAAAATAAGTTTTGAGGCCTTACCCCTCCAATACTATCAACCCATATAAAACCATTATCATCAATTCGCCTAATCATCAGCCCTATTTCGTCCATATGAGCTGTAACCATAAGTTTGTGTTTTCCATTACCTTTTTTAAACGCTATTACATTCCCCAGCCTATCTACTTCATATGTATCTATTTTGTCCTTTAGTAGGTCAATAATTAAGTTACTAACATCATTTTCATACCCTGATATACCATGAGCTTCAGATAAACTTTTCATTCTTCCCTTTAGTCTAGCTAGCACTTGTTCTCTATTAAATTCCAAATTAATCCCTCCATAAATAAGTTTTATTAAATTAGTCTAACATTTTGAAAATGAATAATTTGCTTAATATTGTCATGATTTAAAAAATTACCTAAACTGAAGCTTGATTTCTGTTTGCTTCATAAAAAACTGTGATTTTGAAAAAGAGAAACCCGGGGCAATAAACCCCGGGTACTTTTAACTATTAGTTCTTAAACTTCTATCTCATCTATCCTGTATAGCACTGTTACCGCTTCAGCTCTACTTAGATCATCTTTAGGTAAAAACCTATCTTCATCTCCGTTCATAATATCAAGCCAGGCTACAAGGCCCACATAATTCTTTCTTTCAGGTGAAATTTCATCTACATCTTCAAAGTTAAGGGGGAACTTAAGATCATCTTCTATTAAAATATCTAGGTCTAAGCTTTTAATTATTAGCTCAGCCATTTGTTCTCTATTGATTGTTTTATCTAAAGGAAAGCTTTCCTTTT from Natranaerobius trueperi harbors:
- a CDS encoding sodium:solute symporter family protein — encoded protein: MEWYYVIPVAYLILLVCIGIYIAKRQETRSDFFVASNRMDGAVLFATIMSTVVGANTYMGFSGDIFETGMSNYWLLFGAGMSYFVLFFISGKIRMIASKYEVFTLPDLVELRYSKPVAIIVTMFSLVGLVGGAGGGILGIGIILNSLFGIDVTTAVLVTAVVTITYTALGGLWGVALTDWFQSIIMIIGVFLILTFGVSAVAPSGAFFTGSFEIVEVFEGNIGGEFIDPLAGMTFALGLAWTITFMPLNTISQTSIQRVYAAENVPQIRKISLLMVIFISLVLTFGLSLIGLLGSGIFTELDNAEAVFPMLSLELLHPVIGMIVVTGIMGAAKSTVDSNFLGSAIHFSRDIYEAYMKTYKNKKIDDKEGLFVSRVAIVVIGVASTLAALWAPGIMDLLVMTQQIFAGATFAPIILGFYWTRANAPGAMTGIILGGGTMFLSNLIEIPLTNEPLIAALLLSIIGVIVGSLLSSEDKENGAVFSFATNITKNDLVLLALTVLVVVIWSLALINPSAWPYLIITTVVLLGASIVFLVYNFIKTRIKAQSTKQKTINQ
- a CDS encoding M42 family metallopeptidase — translated: MEFNREQVLARLKGRMKSLSEAHGISGYENDVSNLIIDLLKDKIDTYEVDRLGNVIAFKKGNGKHKLMVTAHMDEIGLMIRRIDDNGFIWVDSIGGVRPQNLFSRPVTIKTESGYIKGIINHICPGRPEGISKVPSLDEFFIDVGVKNKDEVEQLGIEIGNPVIFEYEVRYLNNKITGKALDDRLCVFMLLELLEQVQDDKELPDLYAVFTTQEEVGCRGAKVAAHNIKPDAAIALDVSLANDHPATPDRKVITEMDKGPVIKVMDLIKGPMIGLISSQKLLKALKKQAKDIDLDYQLEVCTNLSTDAASIHLENGGVPSGAISVPCRYVHAYEMASIDDTLEGIKLLSEFVRNYPTDSIV